Proteins encoded by one window of Arachis ipaensis cultivar K30076 chromosome B04, Araip1.1, whole genome shotgun sequence:
- the LOC107636403 gene encoding 40S ribosomal protein S17-3-like yields the protein MGHVRTKTVKKSSCQVIERYYSCITLEFHTTKKVLEEVTLIPSKRLRNKIAGFSTHFMKRIQKGPVRGISLKLQEEEREHRMDFVPDVSAIDIQHIEVDKETIDMLQSLGMSDIPGITQVNPAPVQQILFGHPGAGFSGAQQRY from the exons atggGGCACGTGAGAACTAAGACGGTGAAGAAATCTTCATGCCAAGTCATCGAGAGGTACTACTCTTGCATCACCCTTGAATTCCACACCACCAAGAAGGTTCTAGAAGAAGTCACACTCATCCCTTCCAAGAGGCTCCGCAACAAGATCGCAGGCTTCTCCACTCACTTCATGAAGCGAATCCAGA agggaCCGGTCAGAGGCATCTCCCTCAAGCTTCAAGAAGAGGAGAGGGAGCATCGCATGGACTTCGTTCCTGATGTGTctg CCATTGACATTCAGCATATCGAGGTTGATAAGGAAACTATCGACATGCTTCAATCTCTAGGTATGTCTGACATCCCTGGAATCACTCAGGTCAATCCTGCTCCTGTTCAGCAGATTCTGTTTGGCCACCCTGGCGCTGGATTCAGCGGTGCTCAGCAGAGGTACTGA